A window of the Bufo gargarizans isolate SCDJY-AF-19 chromosome 1, ASM1485885v1, whole genome shotgun sequence genome harbors these coding sequences:
- the LOC122937974 gene encoding oocyte zinc finger protein XlCOF6.1-like yields MLSINYKVEDEDMQLSSGENHNTFNLHPGLHCTALSYNPHNHEEPSPDQSHIVTTSIGQKGVQSGKEFIERPVLFVHRKEKKPYSCSECGKCFTVKSSLVTHQRIHTGEKPYSCSECVKCFTQKSGLIKHERSHGKEKKYSGPEHDKCFAKKSDRVTCKNSPTGEKPYPCSDCGKCFSDTSRLVKHKRIHTGEKPYSCSECGKCFLWKSNLTTHEKTHTAEKPYSCSECGKCFKHKSILDKHKRRHAGEKPYSCSECGKCFIDRSSMVRHMKTHTGEKPHSCTECGKHFSNRSSLFAHKKTHTGEKPYSCSQCEKSFVQKIHLITHERTHTGEKPYSCSECGKSFIDRSSMVRHMKIHTGEKPHSCTECGKRFSEKSSLFTHQRNHTGEKSYSCSECGKHFSNRSSFFAHKRTHRGEKPYSCS; encoded by the coding sequence ATGTTATCGATAAATTATAAAGTAGAAGACGAAGATATGCAACTCTCTTCAGGAGAAAACCACAATACATTTAATTTACATCCAGGACTTCACTGTACAGCTCTATCCTATAATCCCCATAATCAtgaggaaccttctcctgaccaatcacaCATTGTTACCACAAGTATAGGTCAGAAAGGGGTTCAGTCTGGTAAAGAGTTCATAGAAAGACCTGTACTTTTTGTGCACAGAAAAGAAAAGAAGCCATactcatgctcagaatgtgggaagtgctttacagtaaaatcaagtcttgttacacatcagagaatccacacaggagagaagccgtattcatgctcagaatgtgtgaaatgttttacacaaaaatcaggTCTTATTAAACATGAAAGAAGTCATGGAAAAGAGAAGAAGTATTCAGGTCCAGAACATGACaaatgttttgcaaaaaaatctgatCGTGTTACATGTAAAAATAGtcccacaggagagaagccatatccaTGTTCAGATTGTGGTAAATGCTTTTCAGATACATCAAGACTTGTTaaacataagagaattcacacaggagagaagccatattcatgttcagaatgtgggaagtgctttTTGTGGAAATCAAATCTTACAACACATGAGAAAACTCACACAgcagagaaaccatattcatgctcagaatgtgggaaatgtttcaaaCACAAATCAATTCTTGATAAACATAAGAGACGTCAtgcaggagagaagccatattcatgttcagaatgtggaaaatgtttcataGATCGGTCAAGTATGGTTAGACATATGAAAACTCATACAGGAGAAAAGCCACattcatgtacagaatgtgggaaGCACTTTTCAAATAGATCAAGTCTTTTTGCACATAagaaaactcacacaggagagaagccatattcatgttcacaaTGTGAGAAGAGTTTTGTACAGAAAATACATCTTATTACacatgagagaactcacacaggagagaagccatattcatgttcagaatgtggaaaaagtTTCATAGATCGGTCAAGTATGGTTAGACATATGAAAATTCATACAGGAGAAAAGCCACattcatgtacagaatgtgggaaGCGCTTTTCAGAGAAATCAAGTCTTTTTactcatcagagaaatcacacaggagagaagtcatattcatgttcagaatgtggaaagcaCTTTTCAAATAGATCAAGTTTTTTTGCACATAAGAGAACTCAcagaggagagaagccatattcatgttcataa